From Coffea arabica cultivar ET-39 chromosome 9c, Coffea Arabica ET-39 HiFi, whole genome shotgun sequence, one genomic window encodes:
- the LOC140014296 gene encoding GDSL esterase/lipase At5g33370-like: MAPLGTMLVLLSLVLGSAKIIPQAEARAFFVFGDSLVDNGNNNYLVTTARADTPPYGIDFPTHSPTGRFSNGYNLPDLIGQYYGLEATLPYLSPELSGDKLLHGANFASAGVGILNDTGVQFINIIGMYDQIAYFLQYQKRLSDQIGAENATKLVKESLVLITLGGNDFVNNYYLIPYSPRSQQFNLQDYCKYLISEYRKILQRLHEVGAERVIVTGTGPLGCVPAELAMRSSNGECADELQTAASLFNPQLAEMLTGLNKEIGSDVFVAANTNRAHMDFIANPQAFGFETAKIACCGQGPYNGIGLCTPFSNLCPNRGTYVFWDAFHPTERANRLIVQQMFNGSTFYMNPMNLSTIRILDP, encoded by the exons ATGGCTCCATTGGGTACAATGCTGGTCCTCCTCTCATTAGTACTAGGCAGTGCAAAAATAATTCCTCAAGCAGAAGCTCGGGCGTTTTTTGTGTTCGGTGATTCTTTGGTCGATAATGGAAACAACAACTACTTGGTCACCACTGCTCGCGCCGACACACCACCGTATGGAATTGATTTTCCGACGCACAGTCCCACCGGTCGTTTCTCAAATGGCTATAACCTCCCCGACTTGATAG GTCAATACTATGGCTTGGAAGCAACATTGCCATACTTGAGTCCGGAGCTTTCTGGGGATAAGCTGCTTCATGGTGCTAACTTTGCCTCTGCTGGAGTCGGCATCCTTAATGACACTGGAGTCCAATTT ATTAATATCATTGGGATGTACGATCAAATAGCATACTTTCTGCAGTACCAGAAGCGACTGAGCGATCAAATTGGAGCTGAAAATGCTACGAAACTCGTCAAGGAGTCCCTTGTTCTGATCACTTTGGGTGGCAACGATTTCGTCAACAACTATTACTTGATACCTTACTCTCCAAGGTCTCAGCAATTCAATCTCCAAGACTACTGTAAATACCTCATCTCTGAATATCGAAAAATTTTACAG AGACTACATGAAGTAGGAGCGGAAAGGGTAATAGTGACGGGAACAGGACCATTGGGATGTGTCCCAGCAGAATTAGCCATGCGGAGCAGCAATGGTGAATGTGCAGATGAACTGCAAACTGCCGCATCACTTTTCAATCCCCAACTAGCCGAAATGCTCACTGGACTAAACAAAGAGATAGGCAGTGATGTCTTTGTTGCTGCAAACACCAATCGAGCACACATGGATTTCATTGCCAACCCTCAAGCATTTG GTTTTGAGACAGCTAAGATAGCATGTTGCGGACAAGGCCCTTATAATGGGATTGGACTTTGCACGCCTTTTTCCAACTTGTGCCCCAACAGAGGCACATATGTATTCTGGGATGCTTTTCATCCAACTGAAAGGGCCAACAGGTTGATCGTGCAGCAGATGTTCAATGGCTCGACATTTTACATGAATCCCATGAACCTTAGCACCATCAGGATTTTGGATCCATAG